The Etheostoma spectabile isolate EspeVRDwgs_2016 chromosome 1, UIUC_Espe_1.0, whole genome shotgun sequence genome has a segment encoding these proteins:
- the lpcat2 gene encoding lysophosphatidylcholine acyltransferase 2 has translation MPPQRVFALPRQQSLLLPAVINPFVQDTKLTTATIIKCVLLGIFLVPIRAILMSLVLMVTWPVAVIITLNHPLKGAVEPMTGWRRFMCRRVMAALGRAYYFSMGFRVVVKGKQVDSSEAPILAVAPHSTFFDGIVCIVAGLPSTVSRVENLEAPIFGRLVRCLQPVLVSRKDPDSRKNTIQEIESRAKSGGHWPQVLIFPEGTCTNRSCLITFKQGAFIPGVPVQPVIMRYPNKLDTVSWTWQGFSSKTLLLLTLSQLYTTVEIEFLPTHNPTEEEKKSPHLYANRVRETMAQALGVPVTDHTYEDCRLMISAGELTLPMEAGLVEFTKISRKLNLKWDNVKKELDGFAAMASSCKGGRITIEEFATFLKLPVNPALEELFALFDRNGDGTIDFREYVIGVTILCRPANTEDVLRMAFQLFDTDEDEKITREEFTSLLRSALCVSNLNMAKLFKEIDADGSGFITFTEFQSFATVHPEYAKLFTTYLELQRYQAIQEASPGDLELTGQTSSEEKPEDSTSDKKDD, from the exons ATGCCGCCACAGCGAGTATTCGCCCTGCCGAGGCAACAATCCCTGCTGCTGCCTGCGGTCATCAACCCGTTTGTTCAAGACACCAAACTAACCACAGCTACCATCATCAAA TGTGTCCTCCTAGGAATATTCCTGGTCCCTATACGGGCCATCCTTATGTCCCTGGTTCTCATGGTGACATGGCCAGTGGCTGTCATAATAACCCTGAACCATCCTCTGAAAGGAGCTGTGGAACCAATGACAGGCTGGAGACG GTTCATGTGTCGGAGAGTGATGGCCGCCTTGGGGAGGGCTTACTACTTCTCCATGGGCTTCAGAGTGGTGGTCAAGGGGAAGCAGGTGGACAGCAGTGAGGCCCCTATCCTGGCTGTGGCCCCGCACTCCACCTTTTTTGATGGGATTGTGTGCATTGTTGCAGGCCTGCCCTCCACTGTCTCCCGTGTCGAAAACCTGGAAGCACCCATCTTTGGCA GGTTAGTGCGCTGTCTTCAGCCAGTGCTGGTGTCCAGAAAGGACCCAGACTCCAGGAAGAACACCATCCAGGAGATTGAAAGCAGAGCCAAATCAGGAGGCCACTGGCCACAG GTTCTTATATTTCCTGAAGGAACATGTACAAATCGCTCCTGTCTTATCACTTTCAAACAAG GTGCCTTTATCCCAGGGGTTCCTGTGCAGCCTGTGATTATGAGATATCCCAATAAACTG GATACAGTGTCCTGGACTTGGCAGGGTTTCAGCTC GAAGACGCTGCTGCTTCTAACCTTGAGCCAGCTGTACACCACAGTAGAGATAGAG TTCCTGCCGACGCATAACCccacagaggaggaaaagaaaagcccTCATCTGTATGCTAACAGAGTGCGAGAAACTATGGCCCA AGCTTTGGGAGTTCCAGTGACAGACCACACATATGAAGACTGCCGCCTGATGATCTCAGCTGGCGAGCTAACGCTGCCCATGGAGGCCGGCCTCGTTGAGTTCACCAAAATTAGTCGTAAACTCAA TCTGAAGTGGGACAATGTGAAGAAGGAGCTAGATGGCTTTGCAGCCATGGCCAGCTCTTGCAAAGGAGGACGGATCACCATTGAGGAGTTTGCCACATTCCTGAAGCTGCCTGTCAACCCAGCCCTCGAGGAGCTGTTTGCATTGTTTGACAGG AATGGAGATGGCACCATAGACTTCAGAGAGTACGTCATCGGCGTGACCATCTTGTGTCGACCAGCCAACACTGAAGATGTGCTCCGAATGGCTTTTCAA CTGTTTGATACAGATGAGGATGAGAAAATCACCCGAGAGGAGTTTACCTCTCTGCTGCGCTCAGCTTTGTGTGTGTCCAATCTTAACATGGCCAAGCTCTTCAAGGAGATCGATGCTGACGGCTCTGGTTTCATCACCTTCA CTGAATTTCAAAGCTTTGCCACAGTCCACCCGGAGTACGCCAAGCTTTTCACTACCTACCTGGAGCTTCAGAGATACCAAGCAATCCAAGAGGCAAGTCCAGGTGATTTGGAATTGACCGGTCAGACCAGTTCAGAGGAAAAACCAGAAGACAGCACCTCTGACAAAAAAGATGATTGA
- the mmp2 gene encoding 72 kDa type IV collagenase — MGFPTIFSCRRIVLKVFLVQFIAFQATYAAPSPIIRFPGDDTTPKTDKEVALHYLNKFYGCPQDRCNLMVLKDTLKKMQKFFSLQETGEIDAKTVEIMKKPRCGVPDVANYNFFHRKPMWQKKDITYRILGYSPDLDEEVINDAFFRAFKVWSDVSPLSFTRLMDGEADIMINFGRNEHGDGYPFDGKDGLLAHAFAPGPGIGGDSHFDDDEQWTLGDGQVVKVKYGNADGEFCKFPFLFMGTEYNSCTAQGRDDGFLWCSTTYNFDEDGKYGFCPHELLFTIAGNADGAACKFPFTFLGEKYDACTTQGRDDGYRWCATTENYDQDKTFGFCPETAMSTVGGNAEGSPCVFPFTFLGDTYDSCTSSGRSDGKMWCASTKSYDDDRKWGFCPDQGYSLFLVAAHEFGHALGLEHSQDPGALMAPIYTYTKDFRLPDDDIKGIQELYGVPTDKPLPPTRGPVTPMDICKEPLVFDAVAQIRGETFFFKDRFLFRSVNFRSKPNGPMLVATYWPDLPAKIDAAYENPVEEKTVFFSGNEMWVYKADELERGYPKRISSLDLPTDLQQIDAVFNFRKNRKTYLFAGDKFWRYDEDNKKMDLGFPKLIADSWNGIPDGIDAAFSLNGIDYSYFFKDNHYFKLEDSSLKIVKLGEITKDWLGC; from the exons ATGGGCTTTCCGACGATATTTAGTTGTCGCCGGATTGTTCTCAAGGTGTTTTTGGTTCAGTTCATCGCCTTTCAAGCAACATATGCTGCTCCTTCGCCTATAATCAGGTTTCCTGGAGACGATACTACTCCCAAAACAGACAAAGAGGTTGCTTTG CACTATCTGAATAAGTTTTATGGATGCCCGCAAGACAGATGTAACCTAATGGTGCTAAAGGACACCCTGAAGAAAATGCAAAAGTTCTTCTCTCTGCAAGAAACTGGAGAGATTGATGCCAAAACTGTGGAAATCATGAAAAAGCCCCGCTGTGGCGTCCCAGATGTGGCCAACTACAATTTCTTCCACAGGAAACCCATGTGGCAGAAGAAAGACATAACTTACAG AATCCTTGGCTACAGTCCTGACCTGGATGAGGAAGTCATAAATGACGCTTTCTTCAGAGCCTTCAAAGTATGGAGTGACGTCTCCCCACTCTCGTTTACCCGCCTCATGGACGGAGAGGCTGACATCATGATTAATTTTGGCCGCAATG AGCACGGAGATGGTTACCCCTTTGACGGCAAAGATGGCCTCTTGGCTCATGCCTTCGCTCCAGGGCCGGGAATTGGGGGGGACTCCCACTTTGATGATGATGAGCAGTGGACACTGGGAGACGGTCAAG TGGTAAAGGTAAAATATGGCAATGCTGATGGGGAGTTCTGTAAATTCCCCTTCCTGTTCATGGGCACTGAGTACAACAGCTGCACAGCCCAGGGCCGTGATGATGGCTTCCTGTGGTGCTCAACCACATACAATTTCGATGAAGATGGCAAATATGGATTTTGCCCCCATGAAT TACTATTCACCATCGCTGGAAACGCAGATGGCGCTGCATGTAAATTCCCTTTCACCTTTCTGGGAGAGAAGTATGATGCATGCACCACTCAAGGCAGGGATGATGGGTACCGCTGGTGTGCCACCACTGAGAACTATGACCAGGACAAAACCTTTGGGTTCTGCCCTGAAACTG CCATGTCCACGGTGGGCGGAAACGCAGAGGGAAGCCCCTGTGTCTTCCCCTTCACCTTCTTGGGTGACACCTACGACTCCTGTACCTCATCTGGACGCAGCGATGGTAAAATGTGGTGCGCTTCCACCAAGAGTTATGATGACGACCGCAAATGGGGATTCTGTCCAGACCAAG GCTACAGTTTGTTCCTGGTGGCAGCCCATGAGTTTGGTCATGCCCTTGGCTTGGAGCACTCTCAGGACCCCGGAGCATTGATGGCCCCTATTTACACTTACACCAAAGACTTCAGACTTCCTGATGATGACATTAAAGGCATCCAAGAGCTCTACG GTGTGCCGACAGACAAGCCGTTGCCTCCAACCCGGGGTCCAGTCACTCCAATGGACATCTGTAAAGAGCCACTTGTCTTTGATGCTGTAGCACAGATCAGAGGAGAGACCTTCTTCTTCAAGGACAG GTTCCTGTTCAGGTCAGTAAACTTCAGAAGCAAGCCCAACGGCCCTATGCTGGTGGCCACCTACTGGCCAGACCTGCCTGCCAAGATAGATGCTGCCTATGAAAACCCAGTGGAGGAAAAAACAGTGTTCTTCTCAG GCAACGAGATGTGGGTCTACAAAGCCGATGAGCTGGAGAGAGGCTATCCCAAGAGGATTTCAAGTCTTGATCTACCCACCGACCTGCAGCAAATTGACGCTGTCTTCAACTTTAGGAAGAACAGGAAGACTTACCTGTTTGCTGGGGACAAATTCTGGAG ATACGATGAAGATAATAAGAAAATGGATCTTGGCTTCCCCAAACTTATTGCTGACTCCTGGAATGGAATCCCAGATGGCATAGATGCTGCCTTCAGTCTTAATggcattg ATTACAGTTACTTCTTCAAAGACAACCACTATTTCAAACTGGAAGACAGCAGCTTGAAGATTGTCAAATTGGGTGAAATCACAAAGGACTGGCTCGGTTGTTGA